Proteins from a single region of Peromyscus eremicus chromosome 9, PerEre_H2_v1, whole genome shotgun sequence:
- the Rnase1 gene encoding ribonuclease pancreatic, which translates to MGLEKSLILFPLLVLVVGWIQPSLGKETSAMKFQRQHVDSDSSGSSPTYCNQMMKRREMTKGSCKPVNTFVHESLEDIHAVCSQENVKCKNGQTNCYKSRSTLHITDCRLTGSSKYPNCEYKTSQQQKHIIVACEGNPSVPVHFDASA; encoded by the coding sequence ATGGGTCTGGAGAAGTCCCTCATCCTGTTTCCATTGCTTGTCCTGGTGGTTGGATGGATCCAGCCTTCCTTGGGCAAGGAAACTTCTGCCATGAAGTTCCAGCGACAGCACGTGGACTCGGATTCCTCCGGCAGCAGCCCCACCTACTGCAACCAAATGATGAAGAGGCGGGAAATGACGAAGGGATCCTGCAAGCCTGTAAACACCTTTGTGCATGAATCCCTAGAGGACATCCACGCCGTCTGCTCCCAGGAAAACGTCAAATGCAAGAACGGGCAGACTAACTGCTACAAGAGCCGCTCCACCCTGCACATCACCGACTGCCGCCTGACGGGCAGCTCCAAGTACCCCAACTGCGagtacaaaaccagccagcagcAGAAGCACATCATTGTGGCCTGCGAGGGGAACCCCTCTGTGCCGGTCCACTTCGATGCTTCTGCATAG
- the Rnase6 gene encoding ribonuclease K6, which yields MAVDLQRSFPLLLLLGLWEPVCPLGTQPKGLTKARWFEIQHIQISPQQCNRAMRGVNNYTRHCKQKNTFLHASFENVAATCALPNITCKNGRRNCHMSAKPVSMIDCAHTGETYPHCRYRGAVQYKYFIVACERPKKDDPPYQLVPVHLDEIV from the coding sequence ATGGCCGTAGACCTTCAGcgatcctttcctctcctcctgctgctgggGCTGTGGGAGCCAGTGTGTCCACTTGGGACTCAGCCTAAGGGTCTCACCAAGGCTCGCTGGTTTGAAATTCAGCACATACAGATAAGTCCTCAGCAATGCAACAGAGCAATGCGTGGTGTCAACAACTACACCCGGCACTGTAAACAGAAAAACACCTTTCTGCATGCATCCTTCGAGAATGTGGCTGCTACCTGTGCTTTGCCCAACATCACCTGCAAGAACGGTCGAAGGAACTGCCACATGAGTGCAAAGCCTGTCAGCATGATTGACTGTGCACACACTGGAGAAACCTATCCACACTGTCGCTACAGAGGTGCTGTGCAGTACAAATACTTCATTGTGGCCTGTGAGCGTCCCAAGAAGGATGACCCCCCTTACCAGCTGGTTCCTGTGCACTTAGATGAGATTGTCTAA